In one bacterium genomic region, the following are encoded:
- the mrdA gene encoding penicillin-binding protein 2 translates to MNWTSRRNILLGACLLMLAGLGARLAWMQLIQADEYRELANKNRVRLLPISAPRGRILDRNGIDLVRNRPSFTVSVLPTDFRGEEPRVRLAGALGIEGAELIERMRRRPGLPLEPIGIHRDADLRTIARLEERIEQFPGVIIANEPVREYPPAPWGGHVLGYVREVNEEEAKRTDKTGAPLRGAIGATGLEKRYDDLIRGIDGISYRQINAYGQMLGPMPGQESRPPIPGDDVMLGLDIALQRLADSLLSQYVAGTVVAVDVRTGEILCLVTRPGFDANAFSGGMSSSEWQALRTDSLKPLLNRAVMGLYTAGSTAKLLTAAAALEAGVADENTTYRGCGGGYRFGNRVFKCWKPEGHGVLNMLGAIQHSCNVYFYQLGVDVGLSTWSRYALLAGFGQPTGIDLPSENSGIVPTAEYLDKVRGKGGWGPGAMLNFAIGQGEFTVTPLQVVMFYAALANNGVAMKPHLLKASRTPGSDWRMVEPEVAYDLGYKISTLAVLREGCRRVVQYGTAAGINDDQVRMAGKTGTAQNPHGKEHAWFAGWAPYDHPQIAICALVENAGHGSTYAAPICFEVAKQYLYPPPPPPPPDSLQAAPDSSGIPATDTVETTPRPTAALTDTLPE, encoded by the coding sequence ATGAACTGGACCTCCCGACGCAACATCCTTCTGGGCGCCTGCCTGCTCATGTTGGCGGGGCTGGGTGCACGGCTGGCGTGGATGCAGCTGATCCAGGCCGACGAGTACCGCGAGTTGGCCAACAAGAACCGAGTCCGGCTGCTGCCGATTTCCGCGCCGCGCGGACGCATCCTTGATCGCAACGGCATCGATCTGGTGCGCAACCGCCCGTCCTTCACGGTTTCGGTGCTGCCAACCGACTTTCGCGGCGAGGAGCCGCGGGTGCGGCTGGCCGGCGCCCTTGGCATCGAGGGCGCCGAACTGATCGAGCGCATGCGCCGTCGTCCCGGGCTGCCCCTGGAGCCGATCGGCATCCACCGCGATGCCGATCTGCGCACGATCGCGCGGCTGGAGGAACGCATCGAGCAGTTCCCCGGCGTGATCATCGCCAACGAGCCGGTGCGCGAGTACCCGCCCGCCCCCTGGGGCGGGCATGTGCTCGGCTATGTCCGCGAGGTCAATGAGGAAGAGGCCAAGCGCACCGACAAGACCGGCGCGCCCTTGCGCGGCGCGATCGGCGCCACCGGGCTGGAGAAACGCTACGACGATCTGATTCGCGGCATTGACGGCATCAGCTACCGGCAGATCAATGCCTACGGGCAGATGCTTGGCCCGATGCCGGGGCAGGAATCCCGTCCGCCGATCCCCGGCGATGATGTCATGCTCGGGTTGGACATCGCGCTGCAACGGCTGGCCGACTCGCTCTTGTCGCAGTATGTCGCCGGGACCGTGGTTGCCGTGGATGTGCGCACCGGCGAGATTCTCTGTCTGGTCACCCGGCCCGGATTCGATGCCAACGCCTTCTCCGGCGGGATGTCATCGAGCGAATGGCAGGCGTTACGCACCGACTCGCTCAAGCCGCTTTTGAATCGCGCGGTGATGGGACTTTACACCGCCGGATCAACCGCCAAACTCCTGACCGCCGCGGCGGCGCTGGAAGCCGGCGTCGCCGACGAGAACACCACCTACCGCGGTTGCGGCGGCGGCTACCGATTCGGCAATCGCGTCTTCAAGTGCTGGAAACCCGAAGGACACGGGGTGCTGAACATGCTCGGCGCCATCCAGCATTCCTGCAACGTCTACTTCTATCAACTCGGCGTGGACGTCGGCCTTTCAACCTGGTCCCGCTATGCCTTGCTTGCCGGCTTCGGTCAACCCACCGGCATCGACCTGCCCAGCGAAAACAGCGGAATTGTGCCCACCGCCGAATACCTGGACAAGGTGCGCGGCAAGGGGGGATGGGGCCCGGGCGCGATGCTCAATTTCGCCATCGGGCAGGGCGAATTCACCGTCACACCCCTGCAGGTCGTCATGTTCTATGCCGCGCTGGCCAACAATGGCGTGGCGATGAAGCCGCATCTGCTCAAGGCCAGTCGTACGCCCGGCAGCGACTGGCGCATGGTCGAGCCCGAAGTCGCCTACGATCTTGGTTACAAGATCAGCACGCTGGCGGTGCTGCGCGAGGGCTGCCGTCGGGTGGTGCAATACGGCACCGCCGCCGGTATCAATGATGATCAGGTGCGCATGGCCGGCAAGACCGGCACGGCACAGAATCCGCACGGCAAGGAGCACGCCTGGTTCGCCGGATGGGCGCCCTACGATCATCCGCAGATCGCGATTTGCGCGCTGGTGGAAAACGCCGGGCATGGCTCCACCTATGCCGCCCCGATCTGCTTCGAGGTTGCCAAGCAGTATCTTTATCCGCCCCCGCCGCCCCCGCCTCCCGATTCACTGCAGGCGGCGCCGGATTCTTCTGGCATTCCCGCTACCGATACGGTTGAAACTACACCACGCCCGACGGCGGCGCTCACCGACACGCTACCAGAATGA
- the rodA gene encoding rod shape-determining protein RodA yields MTGLLKNLKELDWILIGSALLLTAIGALLIFSAQHSMPEARDRILWSRQLLWWMVAMAAFAVSVWLPVRLHEVFAYVYLTVVGLALLALVTFEISTSGQWISVGPAYIQPSEPAKLALLIALSRYLAYLKKPVISPRPLLALAAIVGPIWFLVIKQPDLGTSLVFWALFLVMLFWAGAPLPALFLLISPVLSLVLAFNWIVWVLFFIALLGVLYVERPRLPISIGVVTLNLIFGIVTPIVWNRLMPYQQQRILVFLDPGKDPRGAGYQIIQSKVAIGSGGLWGKGYLEGTQTGLHFLPEKHTDFIFAVGGEELGFWGGMLILVLFAVFLWRTIDTAHIARNRFSQFLAAGTAGIVAFQVMVNIGMTLGLMPVTGLPLPFVSYGGSSLVLFWILTGLVVNIRRHWQEY; encoded by the coding sequence TTGACCGGACTGCTGAAGAATCTGAAGGAACTGGACTGGATCCTGATCGGCAGCGCCCTGCTTCTGACCGCGATCGGCGCGCTGTTGATCTTCTCGGCGCAGCACTCCATGCCCGAAGCGCGCGATCGGATCCTGTGGAGCCGTCAACTGTTGTGGTGGATGGTGGCCATGGCCGCCTTTGCCGTCTCGGTCTGGCTCCCGGTTCGCCTGCATGAAGTCTTCGCCTATGTCTATCTGACCGTCGTCGGTCTGGCGCTCCTGGCGCTGGTGACATTTGAGATCAGCACGTCCGGCCAATGGATTTCGGTTGGCCCGGCCTACATTCAGCCCTCGGAACCGGCCAAGTTGGCGCTCCTGATCGCGCTGTCGCGCTACCTCGCCTACCTGAAAAAGCCGGTGATCTCGCCGCGACCGTTGCTGGCGCTGGCGGCGATTGTTGGCCCGATCTGGTTTCTGGTGATCAAGCAGCCGGATCTGGGGACGTCGCTGGTCTTCTGGGCGCTTTTTCTGGTGATGCTCTTTTGGGCCGGCGCGCCTTTGCCCGCGTTGTTTTTGCTGATCTCGCCGGTGCTCAGTCTGGTGCTTGCCTTCAACTGGATTGTCTGGGTTCTCTTTTTCATCGCGCTTCTGGGTGTGCTCTATGTCGAGCGCCCCCGATTGCCGATTTCGATCGGCGTGGTCACGTTGAATCTGATCTTTGGAATCGTGACGCCGATTGTCTGGAACCGTCTGATGCCTTACCAGCAGCAACGCATCCTCGTCTTCCTCGATCCGGGGAAAGACCCGCGCGGCGCGGGCTACCAGATCATCCAATCGAAGGTCGCCATCGGCTCCGGCGGGCTGTGGGGCAAAGGGTATCTCGAAGGGACCCAGACCGGGTTGCACTTTCTGCCCGAAAAGCACACCGACTTCATCTTCGCCGTCGGCGGCGAAGAGCTCGGCTTCTGGGGCGGGATGCTGATTCTGGTGCTCTTCGCCGTCTTCCTCTGGCGGACCATCGACACCGCCCACATCGCCCGCAACCGCTTCTCGCAATTCCTCGCCGCCGGCACCGCCGGAATCGTTGCGTTCCAGGTCATGGTCAACATCGGCATGACCCTCGGTCTCATGCCCGTGACTGGACTGCCGCTTCCGTTTGTCTCGTACGGCGGCAGCTCCCTCGTGCTCTTCTGGATTCTCACCGGGTTGGTGGTCAACATCCGCCGGCATTGGCAGGAGTACTGA
- a CDS encoding double zinc ribbon domain-containing protein, producing the protein MISSTTWTARLPASVADALAPLLPRRCPICGATLHERARVWCVACEAGMRVYTRPVCGECRRFLDPGSDCPAGHVPLDPARISALGAFDGAFGALVHALKYDGFRELARPLGDLLAERFAGSTPDVVVPVPTAPRKRRKRGFGHAEEIARACALRLGVACLPDALRFTRRVADQTRLNALQRQANMREALTAREGVTLTGKSLLVVDDVFTTGAMMRESARALKAAGAGAIQGAVVALNLNAQR; encoded by the coding sequence GTGATTTCGTCGACCACCTGGACCGCGCGATTGCCGGCGTCGGTGGCCGATGCGTTGGCGCCTCTGCTGCCGCGACGGTGCCCGATCTGTGGGGCGACACTCCACGAGCGCGCGCGTGTCTGGTGTGTGGCCTGCGAGGCGGGGATGCGCGTCTACACGCGGCCGGTCTGCGGCGAGTGCCGGCGCTTTTTGGATCCCGGCAGCGACTGCCCGGCCGGGCATGTCCCGCTCGATCCGGCAAGGATCAGCGCGCTGGGCGCCTTTGATGGCGCCTTCGGAGCGCTGGTGCATGCGCTCAAGTACGATGGCTTTCGCGAGCTCGCCCGTCCGCTCGGCGACCTTCTCGCCGAGCGCTTCGCTGGATCCACGCCGGATGTGGTCGTTCCGGTCCCCACCGCTCCGCGCAAACGGAGGAAACGCGGCTTTGGGCATGCCGAGGAGATCGCCCGCGCCTGCGCGCTTCGTCTTGGTGTCGCCTGTCTGCCCGATGCCTTGCGCTTCACGCGGCGTGTGGCCGATCAGACGCGATTGAACGCGCTCCAGCGCCAGGCGAACATGCGCGAAGCGCTGACGGCGCGTGAGGGAGTGACGCTGACAGGGAAGTCCCTGTTGGTCGTCGACGATGTCTTCACCACCGGCGCGATGATGCGCGAATCGGCCCGCGCCCTCAAAGCCGCCGGCGCCGGCGCCATTCAGGGCGCGGTGGTGGCGCTCAATCTCAATGCGCAACGTTGA
- the xerD gene encoding site-specific tyrosine recombinase XerD yields MRNVDSPPEPSTKDGPARKSAVFDRWVSRYLDHLVLVAGRSANTLAAYRRDLGRYAAFCVDHGVSDPRAIQPPQVSEFLASLTASGLAPASVARCLSAVKNFHRYLVRQDEAKQNPARPIKTPRLPRKLPDVLSVRQMQLLLEQPGESDPHHLRDRAILATLYGCGLRVSEAAGLAVDDIDFSAGFVRVRGKGNKERLVPFGPSTQRALRRYLDSPARRDADSGARDHVFLSQKGGPLSRMGLWLIVRRYALRAGLGERVHPHTFRHSFATHLIESGADLRAVQLMLGHQSVATTQIYTHLDRQHLRRMHTAYHPLESGFRSRK; encoded by the coding sequence ATGCGCAACGTTGATTCCCCGCCCGAACCATCCACGAAGGATGGTCCCGCCCGGAAGTCGGCGGTCTTCGATCGCTGGGTTTCGCGGTATCTCGATCATCTTGTCCTCGTTGCCGGGCGTTCGGCCAACACGCTGGCCGCCTATCGCCGCGACCTCGGGCGGTATGCCGCTTTCTGTGTCGATCATGGCGTGAGCGACCCGCGCGCCATTCAGCCGCCGCAGGTCAGTGAGTTTCTCGCCTCGCTGACCGCCTCCGGCCTGGCGCCGGCATCGGTGGCGCGCTGCCTGTCGGCGGTGAAGAACTTCCATCGCTATCTGGTTCGTCAGGACGAGGCCAAGCAGAACCCCGCCCGTCCGATCAAGACCCCGCGCCTGCCGCGCAAGTTGCCCGATGTGCTCTCGGTGCGGCAGATGCAGCTGCTGCTCGAACAGCCCGGCGAGAGCGACCCGCACCACCTGCGTGACCGGGCGATTCTCGCCACTCTCTACGGATGCGGACTGCGTGTCTCGGAGGCGGCCGGGCTCGCGGTGGACGATATCGATTTCAGCGCCGGGTTCGTGCGTGTGCGCGGCAAGGGAAACAAGGAACGGCTGGTGCCTTTCGGCCCGTCCACCCAGCGCGCGCTGCGCCGCTACCTCGACAGCCCGGCGCGACGCGACGCCGACAGCGGTGCGCGCGACCATGTGTTCCTGTCGCAGAAGGGCGGCCCGCTCAGCCGGATGGGGCTGTGGCTGATTGTCCGCCGCTACGCCCTCCGCGCCGGATTGGGCGAACGCGTCCATCCGCATACCTTTCGCCATTCCTTCGCCACCCACCTGATCGAGTCGGGCGCCGATCTGCGCGCGGTGCAGCTGATGCTGGGACATCAGTCGGTGGCGACCACGCAGATCTACACACACCTTGATCGACAGCACCTGCGCCGAATGCATACGGCCTATCATCCGCTGGAGTCCGGCTTTCGCTCACGTAAGTAA
- a CDS encoding diguanylate cyclase — MICAYLHNCAPGWAPALERALACYHPQLVSFTSLEQLSDLSIQTLLDVVVVPVNGSTDTALSLALGAKSIPALTAVPVVLWLAQDDADAASMILESSIDDLIIGGFEDPIAAARLRLALRRSWRDLDVNPSSRLPGPTTIERVISERLARRDHFAVCYADLDDFKAYNDYYGYFYGDKVIKLVARVIRETVYDHQPDGFVGHIGGDDFVFVIPPEKISEVCQAVIQRFDAEVPLCYEARDRRNGYIISKSRRGTPETYGLLTLSIAVAVNYGDTFDHVGQISHMVADLKRYTKTLPGSNFMVERRKKY; from the coding sequence ATGATCTGCGCATATCTCCACAACTGCGCCCCGGGGTGGGCGCCCGCGCTCGAACGCGCACTGGCATGCTATCACCCGCAACTGGTGTCGTTCACCAGTCTCGAACAACTCTCGGATTTGTCGATTCAGACACTGCTTGATGTGGTGGTGGTTCCGGTCAATGGGTCCACTGACACGGCTTTGTCGCTGGCGTTGGGCGCCAAGAGCATTCCGGCGCTAACCGCGGTTCCGGTCGTGCTGTGGCTGGCGCAGGACGATGCGGACGCCGCCTCGATGATCCTCGAATCGAGTATCGACGATCTGATCATCGGCGGCTTCGAGGATCCCATTGCCGCGGCGCGTCTGCGTCTGGCGTTGCGCCGCAGCTGGCGCGATCTGGATGTCAACCCCTCCAGCCGTCTGCCCGGCCCAACCACCATCGAGCGCGTGATCTCCGAACGTCTCGCCCGGCGCGATCACTTCGCGGTCTGCTACGCCGACCTCGACGATTTCAAGGCCTACAATGACTACTACGGCTACTTCTACGGCGACAAGGTGATCAAACTGGTGGCGCGGGTGATCCGCGAAACCGTGTACGATCACCAGCCCGACGGGTTCGTCGGCCACATCGGCGGAGATGATTTTGTCTTCGTCATTCCGCCCGAAAAAATCAGCGAGGTTTGCCAGGCGGTGATCCAGCGGTTCGACGCGGAAGTGCCGCTTTGCTACGAGGCCCGCGACCGGCGCAACGGCTACATTATTTCGAAGTCACGCCGCGGCACGCCGGAGACCTATGGCCTGCTCACGCTTTCCATCGCCGTCGCGGTCAACTACGGCGACACCTTCGATCACGTGGGCCAGATCTCCCACATGGTTGCCGATCTCAAGCGTTACACCAAGACACTGCCTGGCTCCAATTTCATGGTCGAACGGCGCAAGAAGTATTGA